The stretch of DNA AACTTAGATTGTTAAGTCATAAGTGTATTGTAATCGTATATGTTCTACTCAACTACTATCATTGTTTCTTTTATATGTGTTAAGCATCAAGTGATGcataattttatttcttaacaaaatattataaaaccgACCATATAACCGATCATATAACCGAACCGTTTTACAAAAAATCGGACCGAACCGTAATAAAATGGTTTGGTTTTGGACCAGATATATTCAAAATCGAAAACCGAAAAACCGAACCGTTATAGAGAAAAATCGGACCAAACCGACCGACGCCCACCCCTACCCAACCGTCCCAAAAAGGGCAAATTCAGCATTGGGACAAATGATAATGCGCTAGTGCAAGATTTCTCGACCGTCTTAGTAGCATGCCCAAGGACTTGATAGATCGCGGAGACATAACAAATTACTCTATAATGTGATTTCAATAGTCCACAATCTTGTTAAGGATATCTTGTTTATATGCTGTTTTCAAGATCTGAATTCTTTCACAAGATTTTATTTATGATGGTTTGAATGAAGATCGGAATTCTTCCGGttcttaattatattatttctttctttataaaaaagcatatatatatatatatatatatatatattctattttattaaagttgaggACATGATAGTAACCACCTAGGAAGGACATCAACTTTTTATTCCAACTTTACTCTCATattatactaatattacacttttgtttttttttaaaaaaaattcaacacttagttttatttttatttttttatttcaacaattcaaatatcaatttaatcccTCCATAATCTGTCAAATTCACTTTAGTCCattaataatgataaaaaagaatGTACAGACACACATCGCATGTACAGAATAATTAGTATATATAAAGAATTAGATcgaataaatacattatatgaACTTGTAGAATTAGAAATAGAGAATAATTAATCACATGCAAACAGTTGGGCAATAAATACTGAAAACGCACACGTATCGGTCAAGCGTACATGTACATCTTGAGGAGATGGAGTCAACCCGTGTCTCTAAACCTCTGTTTTTCTTCTATGCAACCGACACTTTGAGATCGTTGGATCCTGATAGGGATACGTGTCGGATTCAGGAACGTTGATGACGAAGTCCTGCATGGACGTGATCCGAAAGAGACTGTACAACCCATTTTTTGTTTAGAGAGGACGGCTTCCTTTCTTTGTtgactaatttttttattaattaaattaaatcgtcattttttattatttttatttgattatgactaatttttttattaattaaattaaatcgtcattttttattatatttatttgattattacTGAGTTTTTAATGCCCgaccatttttattttaatttcccATTTGAATCTTGTGCAGTCTGTGTACCGACGCCATGGAATTTACGAAAATATCCACTTCGTAATTTTTCTCCTCTTAAGAaatcaaattttatattttccAGAATATATGTACTATCAATTTTTTTACATCTtctagtaaaataaatatatagatTTAATTTTctccatttaaaaaaaacatataatattataCAATAAACTTTCTGTATaataatattatgatttttagcaaataaataaaagtctgtacttcaaatattttaatcatTTTCTCCATGAAAACATCTGTTTTGTTCATATAAATTTTACAGTGGAAACAATACAAACACGTCCTGATCGAGAAGATTTGCCGACTCAGGTCCCAAAATCTTATATGTTAATGgaaaaattatttaatcttaaataaatattgatgaattgatttaatattttttccatAATTAATTTAGGTGAAATATTAGCATCAATCCATTAATTGCATAATTTAAGAAGgttgaatttaaattatttacgttttttttgtaattattaataaattatatacacCTATGCGTGTGTGCGTATTTTGTTGATTAAGACTAATCTAAAACGTTGCACATTTTTATACgtggacaaaaacttgtgtgagacggtctcacggtcgtatttgtgagacgaatatcttatttgggtcatccatgaaaaagtattactttttatgctaagagtattatttttcattgagaatataggcatggttgacccgtctcacagataaagatccgtaagaccgtctcataagacaCCTATTCTTATATGAGTATAGATGAGGtaaaagaaatgattttattttcaaaagatGAGGTAAAAATCTCCGTGCCTATCTCGAATTTTAATtcctaatttttttatataattataataagttttatgggtgaaaaaattagactttttgCAAGTTTGATGGAATCTTTTATGTATGGATAAGATTTTTATCTGTCAATTGTCATAATCGAAGGAAAAAATACATGTCGAAATTTCAACACAAGGGGTTTTGTTTTGTCACGATTATTTCAAAATGTAGgaaatttaatatttgtttctctctcacataataataataattatttttttaaacaatattgttttataaaataaaactcAGCTCTCGCAATTATATTTACGTATATCGTGAGAATAAGACTATAGTCAGAGAAATTTTATAAGGCAATTTAGGGACGAAATGTTTATatgttttattcaaaataatggTAATCCTGCATGGGAAAAACTGAACCATGACTTCCTTAAAaaaaggcaaaaaaaaaaagggttGTACCCGAAAACCACTGGAAAAATACAAACGTTTTTGCGAGAATTTttatgagtcaattttgtgagataaatcTTTGGAtcatatatgaaaaaatattatattttacgtCAAATTTTttacttattattataaatgtGAACATGAttgatttgtctcacaaataaaaacataattaatctGTTTCAGATAAAAATCATTGAATCTGTGACGATTACTGTAAAAATTACATACACAGTTTTGTTTGACACGAAGTTACACCTTCCCACTCTTAACATCCTTGGAGGACGGAATTGGTCCGGACATAAATAAACACTACGTTTCCATgaaattaaaaacattaaatatatcGATATTTTCTCTTacatttgtttttcttttcatCCCAACAAAAATATCGAAAAATTCCATGTGGAATAAAGTCAAGTACCATATCAAATTACaagaattcaattttttttaaaaataataagaaagatACTAATAAATTAAACCAGTAAAAAAACGAGGTTTTAAAACTTAATACCATAACAAATAAAGCATCATTTGATTTCATTCATATAATTCGTCCAAAACGTGATCACGACAAAATTTGGTTATAATTATGTAAACCGACACTTTTCATTAAGCATAACCTACCGACATTAAAACGTCAATTCTTCACGGACCAAATGAATAATCTATTTGAAACAGTCTCAAAACCAAAAATTACTGTCCAAAATCTAGCTATAGTTGTAATATGATTTTTTCTAATATCTATccccaaataaaattcaatgTTATAAATCAACGAATACAGGCAATGCTCTGCTTGTGAAGTCATGTTGAGAGACGGATGCAAGATTTCGAAGAAGGGAATGACCAAGGATATGAGAGAGATTTAATATGTACATGGGACaaatcatacaaaaaaaaaaaaaattgttttaactACCACCTAAAATCGTCTTGGTTCAAAAATCAACATCCAACTCGAACAAGGACGAAGGAAATAATATCCACGATTATCTTATGAACCACAATCATAAAACATTCGTTTTCCCGATCAAAGATCGATTTACATAAAATTTTCGAATAAAGATATAAGTTCAATTTATGTCGACAcagaaaaatctgaaacatGAAAAAGAAATGAAGCCAAAAATCTAAGGTTCACACCACATGACACTTTTCATTGTTAAAAACACTGATAAAAGCAAATGCACCAAAGCTGTGGATGGATACCAGTTGATAAATCTGCGAATCTGTTTAAAGACTTCAATCTAGGCTTCAGTTAACTCCACAACTAATATTAGACGTCCCACCTACATTTGTCCTTCGAGGTTCCTTTCAATATGGAGTTCTCAACAAGAGTGATTTTTTTCTCTGCCATCACTCTTGGTTTTTTTTCTCTGCCATCAGGTTGCCTGACAAGGACATATTaatcaagtaaaatatgatctcTTTAAGGGACTCGTAGAACATGAAACAAGAACTCCATGGACTACCACGGTCCACGAGTTTAGTTTCCACAAAAGAAGTCTTTTACATTGTTCTTGAGAGGTCCATTTGAAACACCATGAGACAACACATAGGCATAATCTTAAATCACTTTTATAAGCAGAACTGGTGTTTCACTCCCCCCCAACTTGTCTTTCCACGAGTCTTCCACAATCAATTCATCCACTCCCCAATCTTCATAGCTGGATTACATCAATGAAATtacagaaaaaaattaagacaAAGATAACATGGAACGTACGGATGAATCCATTGAATCTTACCTTCTATCGGAAAATTGAATCTTACCTTCCATCGAAAAGGTATTGACGAATAGTGAAGGGAATTTTTCGCTGTCGTAGCTCCTTCATTGCAATCTAGGATAAGGTGAAAAAGACGGAAGTCGTATAAAACAATTACACAAAATCACAACATAATTTCAAAGTCACTTGTAACACAAGTCCCATTTTGACAAAGGTTAAAGGTGATCGCGTGTACATGCTATATAACGATCAGAGAAAAGAGTAACAAGTTTAGCATCTTTTGTTCAATTTATTCCTTAAATGCCCAAAGTGTAAGCCAATCATATAAGTTGTAGTTCTAAACCTCCtctaaaacaatattttcaaactaACACTACTCGTGCGAAAATTGAGGTTTTGAGGCTTCTCTTGCAAAGCAAAGACATTAATCTAGGTGCGCAGAGAAAAAATGATAGCCATATTAGATATCCACATAGGTGGCATTCTTGATCATAATGTAAATATAGGAGCTTAGACCAACCTAAGCATCAAAATGGTTTACTAAAATGGTCAAGGTGCCAACCCAAATAGTATGATCATCcatcaaatacaaaaataatgGAAAATAAAACTACATTATCATGAAGAAAGTAATTTAATTCAGTAAACAAAATATTGGAACCACGAAAGAAATAATCAATCAGAGCATCGCAAAAGTTCATTACATgatttgaaaacaacaagcccaACTTAATAAACACAAACCTTCATCACGAAATAGCACTAGCATCTCATTCAGATAGTGCTGCAAACAAGTTCCAACATACTAACCAAAGCAACAAATTAGAAATACAACAAAGATATGACTCAAAAAAAGTTCATTTTGGTGTTGTGGTActaaatttgtttttaaaaaggCCCTAAAAATTCACGGTAAACAAGTGATGACCACATTGAACTTTAATGCCTTCTGTGAATGGATTACGATCAGTAGCCAGAGATTAGAAACACGCGTTTGCATTCTATTTTTAACACAAACAGCATctaaagacaaaaaaaaaaggtgGGGGGGCTGGGGGGCTTGAGCTTGTCCAAAAAAGCACGACCAGAAACTGGAAAATTTTACCTTCAGCGGGTCAGTTTCACCTTCTAATTCGACCATAACTGGAGCATTCATGCTGAGAAGCCAAAAAGAGTTTCTCATAACCCAAAAAtaactcaaataattaaaatttaagcaCGTTTGCCAGTCCACGTTCTCAAACACACTTCAAAATCGAACCTTATCTGCAGAGACCGTGTGTCCAGAATCCTAGCTCTTTCGTACTTGGtcatatattttgatgttttcCGAGGGCGTTCAACGGGTTCGTGCTCCCGTTTATCATCCCCATCGTCTTCGATCGCGTCAGGAGCGTCCTCGTTATTATCTTCTTCAAC from Primulina tabacum isolate GXHZ01 chromosome 3, ASM2559414v2, whole genome shotgun sequence encodes:
- the LOC142538414 gene encoding DNA-directed RNA polymerases II, IV and V subunit 6A-like; its protein translation is MADEDCEMDGGYEDEPEGAEVEEDNNEDAPDAIEDDGDDKREHEPVERPRKTSKYMTKYERARILDTRSLQISMNAPVMVELEGETDPLKIAMKELRQRKIPFTIRQYLFDGSYEDWGVDELIVEDSWKDKLGGSETPVLLIKVI